In a genomic window of Pedobacter sp. KBS0701:
- the frr gene encoding ribosome recycling factor yields MNDLIQLQLMDAQSAMDRAIDHCESELTKIRAGKASAGMLDGIFVDYYGAATALSQVASINTPDARTIVIQPWEKSLLTAIEKAIQVANIGINPQNDGIVIRLVVPPLTEERRKDLVKKVKEEAERGRITVRNIRKDANTKIQKLKGEGVSDDEIKTGEGEVQKLTDAYIIKVDKHAEAKEKDVMTV; encoded by the coding sequence ATGAACGACCTCATACAATTACAATTAATGGATGCCCAATCTGCAATGGATAGAGCAATCGATCATTGTGAATCTGAATTAACTAAAATCAGAGCTGGTAAAGCATCAGCTGGAATGTTGGATGGTATTTTCGTAGATTATTATGGCGCAGCTACAGCACTATCACAAGTAGCCAGCATTAATACGCCTGATGCCAGAACAATCGTAATCCAACCCTGGGAAAAATCACTTTTAACTGCAATTGAAAAAGCTATTCAGGTAGCTAACATTGGTATCAATCCACAAAATGATGGCATTGTTATCCGCCTGGTTGTACCGCCTTTAACAGAAGAGCGTAGAAAAGACTTAGTGAAAAAAGTGAAGGAGGAAGCCGAAAGAGGCCGAATTACCGTTCGTAACATCCGTAAGGATGCCAATACCAAAATTCAAAAACTGAAAGGTGAAGGTGTTTCTGATGACGAGATTAAAACAGGTGAAGGCGAAGTACAAAAATTAACCGATGCCTATATCATCAAGGTTGACAAACATGCCGAAGCCAAAGAAAAAGATGTAATGACAGTTTAA
- the pyrH gene encoding UMP kinase: MKYKRILLKLSGESLMGEKQYGIDNERVKQYAEDIKAVHDKGLEIAIVIGGGNIFRGLSAEKSGMDRAQADYMGMLATVINSMALQDALEKVGIKTRLLTAIKMEQICEPFIRRRAVRHLEKGRVVIFGAGTGNPYFTTDSAAALRAIEIKADVVLKGTRVDGIYTADPEKDPLATKYEEISFREVYDKGLNVMDMTAFTLCEENQVPIIVFDMNKHGNFMKIASGEPIGTLVK; encoded by the coding sequence ATGAAATATAAACGCATCCTACTTAAGCTTAGTGGAGAATCGCTAATGGGCGAAAAACAATACGGTATTGATAATGAACGCGTTAAGCAATACGCTGAAGATATCAAAGCCGTACACGATAAAGGTTTAGAAATCGCAATCGTAATTGGAGGAGGGAATATTTTTAGGGGCTTAAGCGCCGAAAAAAGTGGGATGGACAGAGCACAGGCCGATTATATGGGCATGTTGGCTACAGTAATCAACTCTATGGCCTTACAAGATGCTTTAGAAAAAGTTGGGATTAAAACACGTTTACTTACCGCAATTAAAATGGAGCAGATCTGCGAACCATTTATCCGCAGAAGGGCTGTTCGACATTTAGAAAAAGGCCGTGTGGTTATTTTTGGTGCAGGTACCGGAAACCCATACTTCACAACTGATTCTGCTGCTGCTTTACGAGCTATCGAAATCAAAGCTGATGTTGTTTTAAAAGGAACGCGTGTTGATGGAATTTATACCGCAGATCCTGAAAAAGACCCGTTAGCCACTAAATACGAAGAAATTTCTTTCAGAGAAGTGTACGATAAAGGCCTTAATGTAATGGATATGACAGCCTTTACTCTTTGTGAAGAAAACCAAGTGCCGATTATTGTGTTTGATATGAACAAACATGGCAATTTCATGAAAATCGCTAGTGGCGAACCTATTGGAACCCTGGTTAAATAA